A window of Panicum virgatum strain AP13 chromosome 8K, P.virgatum_v5, whole genome shotgun sequence contains these coding sequences:
- the LOC120644921 gene encoding protein ACCELERATED CELL DEATH 6-like has product MAVAGGNHHPPLLDPQLLMAARRGDSKLLKELLLLPRLKAEDDREEEDAQEGTTTSPTTSAAAGMSSMAASRQDVVVIVQVDPRRPHDDHAAAAAPSAALREDGVTMEGDTLLHVVAACGDSPEFLHCADMIVRQDDEDEGRKKMGVLQARNRNGDTPLHCAAAAGNADMIQRLVDLAAATKGEAAKELVEMQNQCGETALHQAIRATTSRWNKLACIDRLMAMDPELACIPREEGASPLYLAVSLGELEIATHLLHTSKGRLSYSGPHGRNVLHAAVSCGKALQTVLEWLKKDVKTTAEIQEVVEQGEGRSSTNGGGVTAAADNNHLLSKLTRQRDKQQKGSTPLHLAASLDGWPMAGFLFGVFPQVWAASSSATALLLDANKSMAYQVDDEGSYPVHVAAWCGSLDAVKALLQTCPDCATLRDGSERTFLHVAVSTERHSVVKHVCEMPELSPILNAQDKNGDTALHAAVRAGDVALFNCLFRNRLVRLDLANKDGMTPLDLSYSMIPSSPFHYPFNPRNTIALSLASAGAPHGGGRPELFYERHMTKGDADEVSEKLTHATQATSIVAVLIATVTFASVFTLPGGYRPDSGDDSKQHADAAAAAAGGTPVLDRSYAFNVFILADTLAFIGSTMATCTLVYAGVPAMDISIRHRYFHIATMFLQFAARSFVAVFALALYLVLAPLDHTTAVVVCVLVSVASLYGNMELWRTACLANTVCTRIGMMRRPAVWIIYARAVLLCVLVHFGSYVLIFGLPAIPLVVNKV; this is encoded by the exons ATGGCTGTCGCCGGTGGCAACCATCATCCACCATTGTTAGATCCCCAGCTGCTGATGGCTGCTCGACGCGGCGACAGTAAGTTGCTAAAggaactgctgctgctgccgcggctAAAGGCGGAAGACGacagggaggaggaagacgcaCAAGaagggacgacgacgagccccaCCACCAGTGCCGCCGCGGGCATGTCCTCCATGGCGGCCAGCAGACAAGACGTCGTCGTCATTGTACAAGTGGATCCTCGCCGGCCTCACGACGACCATGCTGCCGCAGCTGCACCCTCCGCTGCGCTTCGTGAGGATGGTGTGACCATGGAGGGGGACACTCTGCTCCACGTGGTCGCAGCATGCGGTGACAGCCCGGAGTTCCTCCACTGCGCCGACATGATCGTCCGCcaggacgacgaggacgaggggaggaagaagatgggcGTCCTGCAAGCGCGCAACCGCAATGGCGACACGCCCCtgcactgcgccgccgccgctggcaacGCCGACATGATCCAACGCCTAGTTGATCTCGCCGCCGCGACCAAGGGCGAGGCGGCGAAGGAGTTGGTGGAAATGCAGAACCAGTGCGGGGAGACCGCCTTGCACCAGGCGATCCGCGCCACCACCAGCAGGTGGAACAAGTTGGCCTGCATCGACCGGCTCATGGCCATGGATCCCGAGCTGGCCTGCATCCCACGCGAGGAGGGCGCTTCCCCATTGTACCTGGCCGTCTCGCTCGGTGAACTGGAGATTGCAACGCACCTGCTTCACACGAGCAAAGGCAGGCTGTCCTACTCCGGACCGCATGGACGAAACGTCTTGCACGCAGCGGTTTCGTGTGGCAAAG CGCTGCAAACAGTTTTGGAATGGCTCAAGAAGGACGTGAAGACCACGGCCGAGATACAAGAAGTAGTCGAACAAGGGGAAGGGCGCAGCTCGACGAATGGTGGTGGTGTGACGGCAGCAGCTGATAATAATCATCTCCTCTCGAAGCTCACCAGGCAAAGGGACAAGCAGCAGAAGGGGAGCACCCCTCTTCACTTGGCTGCATCCTTGGATGGGTGGCCGATGGCAGGGTTCCTTTTCGGAGTGTTTCCACAAGTTTGGGCGGCGTCAAGTTCTGCCACAGCACTGCTGCTAGATGCTAACAAATCCATGGCATATCAGGTGGACGATGAGGGGTCGTACCCCGTACACGTTGCTGCTTGGTGTGGCAGCCTCGATGCGGTGAAGGCGCTGCTGCAAACATGTCCGGACTGCGCCACCCTCCGAGATGGCAGCGAAAGAACTTTCCTCCATGTCGCTGTTTCGACGGAGAGGCACAGTGTGGTTAAGCATGTCTGCGAAATGCCAGAATTGTCACCGATTCTCAATGCGCAGGACAAGAACGGAGACACTGCGCTCCACGCCGCTGTCCGTGCTGGCGACGTTGCTCTCTTCAACTGTTTGTTCCGGAATCGGCTGGTACGCTTGGATTTGGCAAATAAAGACGGGATGACACCTCTTGATCTTTCCTACAGCATGATCCCTTCTTCACCATTTCATTATCCATTT AATCCAAGAAATACCATAGCGCTGTCATTAGCGTCTGCAGGAGCTCCGCACGGTGGAGGTAGGCCGGAGCTCTTCTATGAAAGACACATGACGAAAGGAGATGCAGACGAGGTGTCGGAGAAATTGACGCATGCAACGCAGGCAACGAGCATTGTCGCAGTACTTATCGCTACCGTGACATTTGCATCAGTTTTCACATTGCCCGGAGGTTATCGACCCGACAGTGGCGATGACAGTAAGCAGcatgctgatgctgctgctgctgctgccggcggcACGCCTGTGCTTGACAGGAGCTATGCTTTCAACGTGTTTATCCTGGCCGACACGTTAGCATTCATCGGTTCCACCATGGCCACCTGTACACTTGTCTACGCCGGGGTGCCGGCTATGGACATCTCCATCCGCCACAGGTACTTCCACATAGCGACAATGTTTCTGCAGTTCGCAGCAAGGAGTTTCGTGGCGGTTTTTGCCCTGgccttgtacctggtgctggcTCCACTCGATCACACCACGGCAGTTGTTGTCTGTGTGCTTGTTTCCGTAGCTTCACTCTATGGCAACATGGAACTTTGGCGGACCGCCTGTTTGGCAAACACAGTCTGCACTCGAATCGGAATGATGCGGCGACCTGCGGTATGGATTATTTATGCACGAGCAGTGCTTTTATGTGTCTTGGTGCACTTCGGCTCCTACGTCTTAATCTTCGGCCTCCCGGCAATTCCACTAGTAGTCAATAAGGTGTGA